From the genome of Acidobacteriota bacterium, one region includes:
- a CDS encoding DUF2283 domain-containing protein, which produces MKLHYYPDTDSLYVEFRREPSVETREIADGLNVDFDASGNVVGFDIDHAAERLELATLETQELPVRAYKAG; this is translated from the coding sequence ATGAAGTTGCACTACTACCCCGACACGGACAGCCTCTACGTGGAGTTCAGGCGCGAACCGAGCGTGGAAACCCGGGAGATCGCTGACGGTCTCAACGTGGATTTCGACGCGAGCGGCAACGTCGTCGGCTTTGACATCGATCATGCCGCCGAACGCCTTGAGCTGGCGACCCTGGAGACTCAAGAGCTGCCCGTAAGGGCTTACAAGGCTGGCTGA
- a CDS encoding efflux RND transporter permease subunit — MGPLERLLRFSLRHRLLVVAGAALLTVVGAAWILNLPVDIFPDLSAPTVTVITEAPGMAAEEVELLVTYAVESAINGSPGVRRLRSISADGISVAWVEFEWGTDIYRARQVVSERLQRVDLPAQAERPELGPISSIMGEITFIAMTTAPVEEGGVSAMELRRVAETVIRRNLLSIPGVSQVVPIGGERRQLQVTVRPTALAQNGLPLADVVDAVAKSSRGLAAGFHVEAGEEHIVRVRSRARTPDEVAAAVVRVDGGIPLRVGDVAEVEWGPAPARGTGSYRNRPAVILSVQKQPGANTLDLTRAIDDTLARLQPVLPRGVVLESENFRQADFIEVAIGNVAEALRDGAILVIVILALFLGSVRTTFISAFAIPLSLVTGILVIAAFGLQIDTMTLGGLSIAIGLLVDDAIIAIENIFRRMRDERRLPEGERRPSEEVVAAATREVLSPILLATLIVVLVFVPIFFLPGLEGRLLRPLGLAFIAALAASLVVALTVTPVLAVLFLGRARALRSRPPWLLRAFQWAYSPTLDWCFSHRWVVLSSAALLVVVAAALLPGLGRSFLPAFNEGSLTVSVVSPPGIPLAESDRLGSRVEEALLAFPEVVSTSRRTGRAEKDEHVQGVNASEMEVVLAPLEDGRSKDELVAGMRRAVAGIPAVTVSFGQPISHRIDHMISGSRTNLAVKVEGPDLAVLRTLAARIEQVLAAVTGIVDLSNQEQSPVPQMVVDFDRTAMARYGLSLADVGEAVEALFQGVVVGEIVEEGLASDVAVRLPPGLRAEADRVAALPVSTPAGDLIRLGAVAEVRHALGPSLIRRENAQRVAMVTANVEGADLVGTVERAEAAVAAEVDLPAGYLVTFGGQFEEAGRRVYTMGLLVVLILVGMYGLLYIEFGSHRDTLAMLVNVPLALVGGVVAVALGGGVLSLATVVGFVTLFGIATRNGVLLVSNYRRLLGEGLPLQEAVRRGSEERMAPILMTALTAGLALVPLVLGAGEPGNEILSPMAQVILGGLLTSTFLNLVVVPVLYARRS, encoded by the coding sequence GTGGGACCCCTCGAACGACTGCTTCGGTTCTCCCTGCGGCACCGCCTGCTGGTGGTCGCGGGGGCCGCGCTCCTGACCGTGGTCGGTGCGGCGTGGATCCTGAACCTGCCGGTCGACATCTTCCCCGATCTCTCGGCGCCCACCGTGACCGTGATCACGGAGGCCCCGGGGATGGCCGCGGAGGAGGTCGAGCTCCTGGTGACGTACGCGGTCGAGTCCGCGATCAACGGGTCGCCGGGCGTGCGGCGGCTGCGTTCGATCTCGGCCGACGGGATCTCGGTGGCCTGGGTCGAGTTCGAGTGGGGCACGGACATCTACCGCGCCCGTCAGGTCGTCAGCGAGCGGCTGCAGCGCGTCGACCTCCCGGCGCAGGCGGAGAGGCCGGAACTCGGGCCGATCTCCTCGATCATGGGCGAGATCACGTTCATCGCGATGACGACCGCGCCGGTGGAGGAAGGCGGCGTCAGCGCCATGGAGTTGCGGCGAGTCGCCGAAACGGTCATCCGCCGCAACCTCCTGTCGATCCCGGGCGTGTCCCAGGTGGTCCCCATCGGCGGCGAACGGCGGCAGCTTCAGGTCACGGTGCGGCCGACCGCCTTGGCACAGAACGGCCTCCCGCTCGCCGATGTCGTCGACGCCGTGGCGAAGTCCAGCCGCGGCCTGGCGGCCGGCTTTCACGTGGAGGCCGGCGAGGAGCACATCGTCCGCGTGCGCAGCCGGGCCCGCACTCCGGACGAAGTGGCCGCGGCCGTCGTGCGGGTCGACGGCGGGATCCCGCTGCGGGTCGGCGACGTGGCGGAGGTCGAGTGGGGGCCGGCGCCGGCGCGCGGGACCGGCTCCTACCGCAACCGGCCGGCGGTCATCCTCTCCGTGCAGAAGCAGCCGGGCGCGAACACGCTGGACCTGACCCGCGCCATCGATGACACGCTCGCCCGGCTGCAGCCGGTGCTGCCGCGGGGCGTGGTGCTCGAAAGCGAGAACTTCCGCCAGGCGGACTTCATCGAGGTGGCGATCGGCAACGTCGCCGAGGCGCTTCGCGACGGGGCGATCCTCGTCATCGTCATCCTGGCGCTCTTCCTCGGCAGCGTCCGCACCACGTTCATTTCAGCGTTCGCGATCCCGCTCTCCCTGGTCACCGGGATTCTCGTGATCGCGGCCTTCGGCCTGCAGATCGACACGATGACGCTGGGCGGCCTGTCGATCGCCATCGGCCTGCTGGTGGACGACGCGATCATCGCGATCGAGAACATCTTCCGCCGGATGAGGGACGAGCGACGCCTGCCGGAGGGCGAGCGCCGGCCGTCCGAAGAGGTCGTCGCGGCCGCCACCCGGGAGGTGCTGAGCCCGATCCTCCTGGCCACCCTGATCGTCGTCCTCGTCTTCGTGCCGATCTTCTTCCTGCCGGGGCTGGAGGGCCGCCTGCTGCGGCCGCTCGGCCTCGCCTTCATCGCGGCGCTCGCCGCCTCGCTGGTGGTGGCGCTGACCGTCACGCCAGTGCTCGCCGTGCTGTTCCTGGGCCGGGCGCGGGCGCTGAGGTCGCGCCCGCCTTGGCTGCTGCGCGCCTTCCAGTGGGCCTACTCGCCGACCCTCGACTGGTGCTTCTCGCATCGCTGGGTAGTGCTGTCTTCGGCGGCCCTGCTGGTGGTCGTCGCGGCGGCGCTTCTGCCTGGCCTGGGCCGCAGCTTCCTGCCGGCCTTCAACGAGGGGTCGCTCACCGTGTCCGTGGTCAGCCCGCCCGGCATCCCGCTCGCCGAGAGCGATCGGCTGGGCAGCCGGGTCGAGGAGGCGCTGCTCGCCTTCCCGGAGGTCGTCTCGACCAGCCGGCGGACGGGCCGCGCCGAGAAGGACGAGCACGTCCAGGGGGTCAACGCCTCCGAGATGGAGGTCGTGCTGGCGCCGCTCGAAGACGGCCGCTCGAAGGACGAGCTGGTCGCCGGGATGCGCCGCGCGGTGGCCGGGATACCCGCGGTCACCGTCTCCTTCGGGCAGCCGATCAGCCACCGGATCGACCACATGATCTCGGGCTCCCGAACCAACCTGGCGGTGAAGGTCGAAGGACCCGATCTGGCGGTGTTGCGGACGCTGGCCGCACGGATCGAACAGGTCCTCGCGGCCGTGACCGGCATCGTCGACCTGTCGAACCAGGAGCAGTCGCCGGTGCCCCAGATGGTCGTCGACTTCGATCGCACGGCGATGGCCCGGTACGGTTTGAGCCTCGCGGACGTCGGCGAGGCGGTGGAGGCGCTGTTTCAGGGCGTCGTCGTCGGCGAGATCGTGGAGGAGGGCCTGGCGTCCGACGTCGCCGTCCGGCTGCCGCCGGGCCTGCGGGCCGAAGCGGACCGGGTCGCCGCCCTGCCGGTCTCGACGCCGGCCGGGGATCTGATTCGACTTGGCGCGGTCGCCGAGGTGCGGCACGCGCTCGGTCCGTCCCTCATCCGGCGGGAGAACGCCCAGCGGGTGGCGATGGTGACCGCCAACGTGGAAGGCGCCGACCTCGTTGGCACGGTGGAGCGGGCCGAGGCCGCGGTCGCCGCCGAAGTCGACCTGCCGGCCGGCTACCTGGTGACCTTCGGCGGGCAGTTCGAGGAGGCCGGCCGCCGCGTCTACACGATGGGCCTGCTGGTCGTGCTGATCCTGGTCGGGATGTACGGCCTGCTCTACATCGAGTTCGGCAGCCACCGCGACACCCTGGCGATGCTCGTCAACGTGCCGCTGGCCCTAGTCGGCGGCGTCGTCGCGGTGGCGCTGGGAGGCGGCGTCCTGTCGCTGGCGACCGTGGTCGGCTTCGTCACCCTGTTCGGGATCGCGACCCGCAACGGGGTCCTGCTGGTCAGCAACTATCGACGGCTGCTCGGCGAGGGGCTGCCGCTTCAGGAAGCCGTGCGGCGCGGTTCGGAGGAGCGGATGGCGCCGATCCTGATGACCGCGCTGACGGCCGGGCTGGCGCTGGTGCCGCTGGTGCTCGGCGCGGGCGAGCCGGGCAACGAGATCCTGAGCCCGATGGCCCAGGTCATCCTCGGCGGACTGTTGACGTCGACGTTCCTGAACCTCGTCGTGGTGCCGGTGCTCTACGCTAGACGGTCATGA
- a CDS encoding DUF885 domain-containing protein produces MSRLAAAVLVLPLLAACNVEITVDGASDADLIAAAGDEYLEFVAARDPYLKFRRGEKVEDFPDWTLEAAEADAAFGQDLLDRLAGVAEEAVDHEDWISLRLLRWNLGMLVEAPEHYWADFNITPYAAGGFSLNILHQVLGAAPVGSDEERAHYLHLLDEYAQGIGQLADKVAGQKERGIYLPKAQVPAVVGMFEGYRGRLEELFVPAAERAGDGAGDFLDQVREAVGTGIDAQFARLVAELGDDYLEAAPEQVGLGTVPGGRDLYVHRVRLHTTTDLTPEEIHELGLDQVAQIEAELAALREEIGFEAASEETAMKEFLDQVRADPRFIAASPEEVEERYMGYIEKIEPHIADYFDVLPEAPYGVRRLDPTSEATMTFGVYQLPTSVNPRGEYRYNGSDLENRSLFSAQGLIYHELIPGHHFQLALANEREDLPRFRRETIGYGAFTEGWAEYAANLGKEMGVYENAYDLYGRLVMEMFISCRLVLDTGMNYFGWDLERAREYMSARVVYSDVEVATELLRYSADIHGQALAYRIGNLEILRLRRKAEEALGDRFDIKAFHAAVIGSGAMPMVVLEEHIDWWIEQQG; encoded by the coding sequence ATGAGTCGCCTGGCCGCCGCCGTCCTCGTCCTCCCCCTGCTCGCCGCCTGCAACGTCGAGATCACCGTCGACGGCGCCTCCGACGCGGACCTCATCGCCGCCGCCGGCGACGAGTACCTCGAGTTCGTCGCCGCCCGCGACCCGTACCTCAAGTTCCGGCGCGGGGAGAAGGTGGAGGACTTCCCGGACTGGACGCTCGAAGCAGCCGAGGCGGACGCGGCCTTCGGCCAGGACCTGCTCGACCGGCTGGCTGGGGTCGCCGAGGAGGCGGTCGACCACGAGGACTGGATCTCCCTCCGGCTGCTGCGCTGGAACCTCGGCATGCTGGTCGAGGCGCCGGAGCACTACTGGGCGGACTTCAACATCACGCCCTACGCGGCCGGTGGCTTCAGCCTGAACATCCTCCACCAGGTGCTCGGCGCCGCTCCGGTCGGAAGCGATGAGGAGCGCGCCCACTATCTCCATCTGCTCGACGAGTACGCCCAGGGAATCGGGCAACTCGCCGACAAGGTCGCCGGCCAGAAGGAGCGGGGCATCTACCTGCCCAAGGCCCAGGTCCCGGCCGTGGTCGGGATGTTCGAGGGCTACCGGGGTCGCCTCGAAGAGCTCTTCGTGCCGGCCGCCGAGCGCGCCGGCGACGGGGCCGGCGACTTCCTGGACCAGGTCCGCGAGGCGGTCGGGACGGGAATTGACGCACAGTTCGCCCGCCTGGTCGCCGAGCTCGGCGACGACTACCTGGAGGCGGCGCCGGAGCAGGTCGGGCTCGGCACGGTGCCCGGCGGCCGCGACCTCTACGTCCACCGGGTGCGGCTGCACACGACGACCGACCTCACGCCCGAGGAGATCCACGAGCTCGGCCTGGACCAGGTGGCGCAGATCGAAGCGGAACTCGCCGCGCTGCGCGAGGAGATCGGTTTCGAGGCCGCGTCCGAAGAGACCGCGATGAAGGAGTTCCTGGACCAGGTCCGCGCCGACCCGCGCTTCATCGCTGCGTCGCCCGAAGAGGTCGAGGAGCGCTACATGGGCTACATCGAGAAGATCGAGCCCCACATCGCCGACTACTTCGACGTGCTGCCGGAGGCGCCGTACGGCGTCCGCCGTCTCGATCCGACGTCCGAGGCGACGATGACCTTCGGCGTCTACCAGCTTCCGACGTCCGTCAACCCGCGGGGCGAGTACCGCTACAACGGTTCCGACCTCGAGAACCGGTCCCTGTTCTCGGCCCAGGGGCTGATCTACCACGAGCTGATCCCGGGCCATCATTTCCAGCTCGCGCTGGCCAACGAGCGCGAGGACCTGCCCCGCTTCCGCCGCGAGACGATCGGCTACGGCGCCTTCACCGAGGGCTGGGCCGAGTACGCCGCCAACCTGGGCAAGGAGATGGGCGTGTACGAGAACGCCTACGACCTCTACGGCCGCCTGGTCATGGAGATGTTCATCTCCTGCCGCCTGGTGCTCGACACCGGCATGAACTACTTCGGGTGGGACCTGGAGCGCGCCCGCGAGTACATGAGCGCGCGGGTCGTCTACTCCGACGTGGAGGTCGCCACGGAACTCCTGCGCTACTCAGCCGACATCCACGGCCAGGCGCTGGCCTACCGGATCGGCAACCTGGAGATCCTCCGCCTGCGCCGGAAGGCCGAGGAGGCACTCGGCGACCGCTTCGACATCAAGGCCTTCCACGCCGCCGTCATCGGCAGCGGCGCCATGCCGATGGTGGTGCTGGAAGAGCACATCGACTGGTGGATCGAGCAGCAGGGGTAG
- a CDS encoding DUF4143 domain-containing protein, whose amino-acid sequence MYARELKIELPPGQSAFLWGARKTGKSTLIQRQFPESICFDLLDTRLMLEFTRAPWTLGERIAAAEGARRELPILIDEVQKAPALLDEVHRLIEAERLSFVLCSSSARKLKRGSANLLGGRAWRFALHPLTWCEIPDFDLLTALNRGLVPEHYDSAHHRRALAGYVDDYLKEEVFDEGLTRNAPAFSRFFEALAFCNGEMLNYSNVARDCGVSSKTVKEYFQILVDTLLGVLVEPFSQRPSRSVITAAPKFYLFDVGVANHIAGRRIERAAGPEFGRALEHFVLMELLAYRSYRERDFLIRFWRTRSGRECDFVLGRDGDVALEVKGASRVRRTDLKGLRAFVEEHGPRTAIVVCNEDSVRRTDDGIWILPWERFLERLWEDEVVGGGDFVSSMRLLNS is encoded by the coding sequence GTGTACGCCCGCGAACTCAAGATCGAACTGCCTCCCGGCCAGTCGGCCTTCCTCTGGGGAGCCAGGAAGACCGGAAAGTCCACGCTGATCCAGCGGCAGTTCCCGGAGTCGATTTGCTTCGACCTGCTCGACACGCGCCTGATGCTCGAGTTCACCCGCGCGCCCTGGACCCTCGGTGAACGCATAGCGGCGGCAGAGGGCGCGAGACGCGAACTGCCGATCCTGATCGACGAGGTCCAAAAGGCACCTGCCCTCCTCGACGAAGTGCATCGCCTCATCGAGGCGGAGCGCCTCAGCTTCGTGCTGTGCAGCTCCAGCGCCCGCAAGCTGAAGCGCGGGAGCGCGAACCTGCTCGGCGGCCGCGCTTGGCGCTTCGCGCTTCATCCGCTGACCTGGTGTGAGATTCCCGACTTCGACCTGCTGACCGCCCTGAACCGCGGGCTCGTCCCCGAGCACTACGACTCGGCGCATCATCGCCGCGCGCTGGCCGGGTACGTGGACGACTACCTCAAGGAGGAAGTGTTCGACGAGGGACTGACCCGCAACGCCCCGGCCTTCTCGCGGTTCTTCGAGGCGCTCGCGTTCTGCAACGGCGAAATGCTGAACTACAGCAACGTCGCCCGGGACTGCGGCGTCAGTTCCAAGACCGTCAAGGAGTACTTCCAGATCCTGGTCGACACCCTGCTCGGCGTCCTGGTCGAGCCCTTCAGCCAGCGGCCTTCGCGATCCGTGATCACCGCCGCGCCGAAGTTCTACCTGTTCGACGTGGGCGTAGCGAACCACATCGCGGGCCGGCGCATCGAAAGGGCCGCAGGACCCGAGTTCGGGCGCGCCCTGGAGCACTTCGTCCTGATGGAGCTGCTGGCCTACCGCTCCTACCGCGAGCGCGACTTCCTCATCCGGTTCTGGCGCACGAGGTCCGGCCGCGAGTGCGACTTCGTCCTGGGCCGCGACGGGGACGTGGCGCTCGAAGTGAAGGGTGCCAGCCGGGTACGGCGCACGGACCTCAAGGGCCTGCGAGCGTTCGTCGAGGAGCACGGCCCACGGACGGCCATCGTCGTCTGCAACGAGGACTCGGTCAGACGGACGGACGACGGGATCTGGATTCTGCCGTGGGAGCGTTTCCTGGAGCGCCTCTGGGAGGACGAGGTGGTCGGCGGAGGCGACTTCGTCTCCTCCATGCGCCTCCTGAACTCGTAG
- a CDS encoding phytanoyl-CoA dioxygenase family protein, with protein sequence MTPKLHPLNEDFRWEPRDGPYRRISSAQARQWSEQGFFVLEDAVEPATLERLIAEIDPWEAKAEAALRELPQGRRFIARADEITFTVHLVLRSTLLRDFCAGPLFRDLGWDLVGPDVRLYWDQAVYKKPSVPAPFPWHQDNGYGFLDPQAYLTCWIALTDATTSNGCPRVLPGLHRHGTLEHWTTDLGYCCADEDAEGLAAPARAGSIVVFSSLTPHATGPNLTSEVRKAYIVQLAPDGARRMEPDGSAGGYRAVPQNDPDRQFSILVSGRPPA encoded by the coding sequence ATGACGCCGAAGCTCCATCCGCTCAACGAGGACTTTCGCTGGGAGCCCAGAGACGGTCCCTACAGGCGCATCTCCTCCGCGCAGGCCCGCCAGTGGAGCGAGCAGGGCTTCTTCGTGCTCGAGGACGCGGTCGAGCCCGCCACGCTCGAGCGCCTGATCGCCGAGATCGACCCCTGGGAGGCCAAAGCCGAAGCGGCGCTGCGCGAGCTGCCGCAGGGGCGTCGCTTCATCGCTCGCGCCGACGAGATCACCTTCACCGTCCACCTCGTGCTGCGCTCGACTCTCCTGCGCGACTTCTGTGCCGGGCCTCTCTTTCGCGATCTCGGATGGGACCTCGTGGGCCCCGACGTCCGGCTCTACTGGGACCAGGCGGTCTACAAGAAGCCGAGCGTTCCAGCCCCCTTTCCGTGGCACCAGGACAACGGCTACGGCTTCCTCGATCCGCAGGCCTATCTCACCTGCTGGATCGCACTGACCGATGCCACCACCAGCAACGGCTGCCCCCGGGTGCTCCCGGGACTGCATCGCCACGGCACCCTCGAGCACTGGACCACCGACCTCGGCTACTGCTGCGCGGACGAGGACGCCGAAGGGCTCGCCGCGCCGGCGAGAGCCGGCAGCATCGTCGTCTTCTCCTCACTCACTCCGCATGCCACCGGGCCGAATCTCACCTCCGAGGTCCGGAAGGCCTACATCGTTCAGCTCGCCCCCGACGGGGCGCGCCGCATGGAGCCTGACGGGAGCGCCGGCGGCTACCGGGCCGTTCCCCAGAACGACCCGGATCGACAGTTCTCTATTCTTGTTTCCGGCCGACCGCCTGCCTAG